The proteins below are encoded in one region of Levilactobacillus namurensis:
- a CDS encoding alpha/beta hydrolase — MSLRGKWLLFKTQHSQLKRQLQQAFLKPSRRNNAVVPDKFATDIVTKERRIFDGRIFTADSGSPLPQHVILLHGGAYAMQGIASHREIMEALIHQANLRITYVDFPLVPEATVDQTLIFTLNVYDYLRAQYPDDQFFLLGDSAGGGLALTVLQQLRAQQKPMPAGSILISPWTDLSMMNPDLQTAARHDPYLTLETLKQIGYAYAGDHAVTDPRVSPIYGSFDELGPILMYFGTNELLHADDQRLLQKLREAPGTPVAAHEMRAMLHDYLLWTKLPESKRTLKAIKQFILTGQLE; from the coding sequence GTGAGTTTGCGGGGGAAATGGTTACTTTTCAAAACCCAGCACAGTCAGCTGAAACGACAGCTTCAACAGGCCTTTTTAAAACCGAGTCGCCGGAATAACGCCGTCGTTCCAGACAAGTTTGCGACAGACATCGTTACCAAGGAGCGGCGGATCTTCGATGGCCGCATCTTTACGGCCGATTCCGGATCGCCATTACCGCAACACGTCATCTTATTACACGGTGGGGCTTACGCCATGCAAGGTATTGCCAGCCACCGGGAGATTATGGAAGCGTTGATTCATCAGGCGAATCTGCGGATCACCTACGTGGACTTCCCGCTAGTGCCGGAAGCCACGGTGGACCAGACGCTGATCTTTACGCTGAACGTGTACGATTATCTGCGGGCCCAGTACCCGGACGACCAGTTCTTCTTACTGGGAGATTCCGCGGGCGGGGGACTGGCACTCACGGTTCTCCAACAGTTGCGGGCCCAGCAAAAGCCGATGCCGGCGGGGAGTATCTTGATCTCGCCCTGGACCGACTTGAGCATGATGAATCCGGACCTCCAAACGGCCGCACGTCACGACCCGTACTTGACGCTAGAGACGCTCAAGCAGATTGGGTATGCCTATGCCGGTGACCACGCGGTGACCGACCCGCGCGTCAGTCCCATCTACGGGTCGTTCGATGAGTTGGGCCCCATCTTGATGTACTTCGGGACCAACGAACTGTTGCACGCCGATGACCAGCGCTTATTGCAGAAGCTGCGGGAAGCCCCTGGGACTCCGGTGGCGGCCCATGAGATGCGGGCCATGTTGCACGATTATTTGTTGTGGACCAAGTTGCCGGAGTCGAAACGGACCCTTAAGGCAATTAAACAGTTTATTTTGACCGGTCAGCTCGAGTAG
- a CDS encoding MucBP domain-containing protein, whose protein sequence is MRLQKLQQVETITTNFRLHQFKKSWATAAILLVSTGLGMAGLSQPAHASTVSDADSTAQVTSTASTTPTSATLRSTTTSQPTATSSSTVTSATTTTTTSGSGTQSSTATATLTVPPVSGPTSPTTTTDTTTGSTASTPTSAPTTTTSTATSGTTASTPTTTTSSTTAGTSVTTGTTTGTATSTTGTTTRTTTDTTGTTTGTTSTTNPATSLSTTTDVQPNSAAALPDNTVVTFGDSGIAQNVQTDLGVTGSVTLGDLRHFTGTTLNIGTVNTALPVTGTLAGMQYLQALPQTSKVSLYMTYPSANLDLSPLMPVHFSQLSLMIHDMGQVNLAPLKQVDPSDISLLQIYGSTRSDLQDYQQNANGLTNAQLAQLGPWLTAIDEAGHNTTFNFNDNSLTDFSPLKGFTKPALVTGLGQRVNLNATPVNFVVGQPGVFTATPLTGLQGEDLTSHYQSTWNNYPTQTTMAQSQELFLTPVSGHEFKIATAYPTIPDANWFAYGLRGYYHFETTADYPNFIMLTYPNGVTFNYDVMVYQPANWLPAPEVYVRYLDGNTGQALRTATVTYGTNIGDSYDLSQQAQLPNYQLDTTRSAPLTGNYTQDPQYLTMTYTPEVAGGITVNYLDAAGHDIAPATQLTGNVGTAYTATPATVAGYTAGAPLTGSLPVSGTLSLAAGEISYSYTPNTLTRTIQYLDTTTGQVLKTQTVTGPYLSTADYQPTTQLDQYLAEGYRLVANPYSATAAFTTPEPTATYQIELAHQLTTLTPTTPDLPSDVDLTHTVTRTIQYQDLFGETLAPSTQQAVTFTRTATRDDVTGALTYTPWQAVGASDFAAQPVPAIDGYLPEMTTVPAIAAITATSPDVTTTAWYQGIPESAPQEPQGTPTTPSTQPTTDTTTTPSPSVTSPAPSTPITTPTTTPTRPTLGQVIVITVGPEGTPLRPVQTLQGPLATPYQITAPKLTGYRLTSPTTITGTYTATPKTVRLVYAASATDATTPVSQSVPTLTKTSTATAPATGTTAAPAKTLTATPTAERLTPQSPRLPQTAEHRSATSRWGWLLLGLTGLLASVKGWFRRVKD, encoded by the coding sequence ATGCGTTTACAAAAGTTACAACAAGTAGAAACGATCACCACCAATTTTCGGCTTCACCAATTCAAGAAGAGTTGGGCGACGGCGGCGATCTTATTAGTCAGTACCGGATTAGGCATGGCCGGGCTAAGTCAACCCGCCCACGCGAGTACGGTTAGCGATGCAGATTCGACGGCGCAGGTGACCTCAACGGCGTCCACGACGCCAACGAGTGCCACGTTGCGGTCCACCACGACTAGCCAACCCACGGCCACCAGTTCGTCAACGGTGACCAGTGCAACGACCACGACCACAACCAGTGGTTCGGGGACGCAGAGCAGTACGGCGACCGCCACTTTGACGGTTCCTCCGGTTAGTGGCCCGACTAGCCCTACGACCACGACGGATACCACGACCGGTTCAACTGCTAGCACCCCGACTAGTGCGCCGACTACGACCACTAGCACGGCGACTAGCGGTACGACGGCCAGCACCCCGACCACTACCACCAGTTCAACCACGGCGGGGACTAGTGTGACGACTGGCACAACTACGGGAACTGCAACGAGTACGACTGGCACAACTACGAGAACGACCACTGACACGACGGGGACCACTACCGGAACTACGTCGACCACGAACCCAGCCACGTCGTTGTCCACGACTACGGACGTTCAGCCCAATAGCGCCGCGGCTTTACCGGACAATACGGTGGTTACCTTTGGCGATAGCGGCATCGCACAGAACGTACAAACGGACTTAGGGGTCACGGGTTCCGTGACCTTAGGGGATCTGCGGCACTTCACGGGAACGACCCTGAACATCGGGACCGTGAACACAGCGTTGCCGGTGACGGGGACCTTAGCGGGGATGCAGTACTTACAGGCACTTCCCCAGACGTCTAAAGTCAGTCTGTACATGACCTATCCGTCGGCGAACCTCGACCTGTCGCCGTTAATGCCCGTCCACTTTAGCCAGTTGAGCCTGATGATTCACGACATGGGTCAGGTCAACCTGGCGCCTCTGAAGCAAGTCGACCCGTCCGATATCAGCCTGCTACAGATCTACGGATCAACGCGTTCTGACTTACAGGACTATCAACAAAACGCCAATGGATTGACCAACGCCCAACTGGCACAGTTGGGACCTTGGTTGACGGCAATCGATGAAGCCGGGCACAACACGACGTTTAACTTTAACGATAACTCGCTCACGGACTTTTCACCGTTGAAGGGGTTCACTAAGCCAGCGTTAGTCACGGGCTTGGGACAACGGGTCAACTTGAACGCGACGCCGGTCAACTTCGTTGTGGGCCAACCTGGCGTCTTCACCGCGACGCCGTTGACGGGCCTGCAGGGCGAAGACCTGACCAGTCACTATCAAAGCACTTGGAACAACTATCCGACCCAGACCACGATGGCGCAATCCCAAGAGCTCTTCTTGACGCCGGTCAGTGGGCATGAATTCAAGATTGCGACGGCGTACCCCACGATTCCGGACGCCAACTGGTTTGCCTACGGGTTACGGGGCTACTACCATTTCGAAACCACGGCGGATTACCCGAACTTCATCATGTTGACCTACCCGAATGGCGTGACCTTCAACTACGACGTGATGGTCTATCAACCCGCTAACTGGTTACCGGCACCCGAAGTCTACGTTCGCTACCTGGACGGTAATACCGGCCAAGCCTTACGGACTGCGACGGTGACCTACGGGACCAATATCGGGGACAGCTATGACCTCAGTCAACAGGCGCAATTGCCGAACTATCAACTGGATACCACGCGGAGTGCACCTTTGACAGGGAACTACACCCAGGATCCACAATACTTGACCATGACCTACACGCCGGAAGTGGCGGGCGGCATCACGGTCAACTACCTGGATGCGGCCGGCCACGACATCGCACCGGCGACCCAGTTGACCGGTAATGTGGGTACGGCCTACACGGCGACGCCCGCGACCGTTGCCGGGTATACTGCTGGTGCGCCGTTGACCGGTAGCCTGCCCGTGAGTGGGACGTTGTCGTTAGCGGCTGGGGAAATCAGCTATTCGTACACGCCGAATACCCTGACGCGCACGATCCAGTACCTGGATACCACGACGGGGCAGGTCTTGAAGACGCAGACGGTGACCGGTCCTTACCTGAGTACAGCTGACTACCAGCCGACGACCCAACTCGACCAGTATCTGGCTGAAGGGTACCGGTTGGTGGCTAATCCTTACAGTGCCACGGCGGCGTTTACCACGCCTGAGCCGACAGCGACCTACCAGATTGAGCTGGCCCATCAGTTGACCACGTTGACACCAACCACGCCGGACTTGCCGAGTGACGTGGATCTGACGCACACCGTGACCCGGACAATCCAATACCAGGACCTCTTTGGAGAAACGCTGGCGCCTAGCACGCAACAGGCCGTGACCTTTACCCGCACGGCAACCCGCGATGACGTCACGGGTGCGCTGACCTACACGCCGTGGCAAGCGGTGGGCGCGAGCGACTTTGCGGCCCAACCGGTTCCGGCGATTGACGGCTACTTGCCAGAAATGACCACGGTTCCGGCAATCGCCGCCATCACGGCAACCAGTCCCGATGTTACCACGACCGCGTGGTACCAAGGTATCCCGGAAAGCGCGCCGCAAGAACCCCAAGGTACGCCGACTACACCATCCACGCAGCCTACGACCGATACCACGACCACGCCAAGCCCGTCCGTAACGTCGCCGGCGCCAAGTACGCCAATCACCACGCCAACCACGACACCGACGCGACCAACCTTGGGCCAGGTCATCGTGATTACCGTGGGACCGGAAGGCACACCATTGCGGCCAGTCCAGACCTTGCAAGGCCCACTGGCGACCCCTTACCAGATCACGGCGCCTAAGCTGACCGGTTACCGGTTGACCAGTCCGACGACCATCACGGGGACCTACACGGCCACGCCGAAGACGGTCCGCTTGGTTTATGCGGCCAGCGCGACCGACGCGACCACGCCGGTCAGCCAGTCCGTACCAACGTTAACGAAGACGTCGACCGCAACGGCCCCGGCAACGGGAACTACGGCGGCACCAGCCAAGACCTTGACCGCAACGCCGACCGCGGAACGGCTCACGCCACAGTCGCCGCGCTTGCCACAAACCGCAGAGCACCGTTCAGCTACGAGTCGGTGGGGTTGGTTGCTCTTAGGATTGACCGGCTTGCTGGCCAGCGTGAAGGGTTGGTTCCGCCGCGTTAAGGACTAG
- a CDS encoding endonuclease III domain-containing protein, translating into MTLEELYRTMAQTMGPQPWLRPGTPWAETPVEIMLGAILVQNTNWRNVEPSLRQLKRVTGFAPAKLRSLTLDDLVPLIRTSGFYQRKAAAILALATWLGQHHDDLAALRQMPGDQLRTELLAITGIGNETADYILMYTLDHGTFMVDTYARRLFTWLGATMPKTYPAFQKRVRSQLDLPLSDWQEFHALIDEFGKAHKTAADFAASFLAGHQLTV; encoded by the coding sequence ATGACCCTAGAAGAACTGTACCGCACCATGGCCCAAACGATGGGGCCGCAACCCTGGTTGCGACCGGGGACCCCGTGGGCGGAGACGCCGGTCGAAATCATGCTGGGCGCCATTCTGGTCCAGAACACCAACTGGCGTAACGTGGAACCATCGTTACGTCAGCTCAAACGGGTGACTGGTTTTGCCCCCGCCAAGTTACGGTCCTTAACGCTAGACGACCTAGTCCCGTTAATTCGGACCAGCGGGTTCTACCAACGTAAGGCCGCAGCGATTCTGGCACTGGCGACGTGGTTGGGCCAGCACCACGACGACTTGGCTGCGCTGCGTCAGATGCCGGGCGACCAGTTACGGACCGAACTTTTGGCAATCACCGGCATCGGCAACGAGACGGCTGACTACATCTTGATGTACACCCTCGACCACGGGACCTTCATGGTCGACACCTACGCCCGGCGGCTCTTTACCTGGCTGGGCGCGACCATGCCCAAGACCTACCCGGCGTTTCAAAAGCGGGTCCGTTCCCAGTTGGACCTGCCGTTAAGCGATTGGCAGGAGTTTCACGCCTTGATCGACGAGTTCGGCAAGGCCCATAAGACCGCAGCCGACTTTGCGGCGTCCTTCTTAGCGGGACACCAGTTGACGGTCTGA
- the glpK gene encoding glycerol kinase GlpK, producing MSLKQPENYILAIDQGTSSTRALIFDHTGRKVIEGYKEVPQYYPHAGWVESDANEIWNSVLSVIASALIDASIHPENIQAIGISSQRETTIVWDKATGEPIYHAIGWQSQQTAKYAKQLAADHGQEIQDKTGLVVNAYFSATKVRWILDHVAGARERAENGELAFGTVDSWLAWKLSGGRIHVTDYSNASRTMLFNIHDLQWDADILSWLDIPAAMLPEVKSSSEIYGVTQNFQFYGVEVPIAGLIGDQSAALLGQLALKPGMVKNTYGDGAFAMMNTGTQPQTSKHNLLTTIAYKLDGDVTYALEGSIMVAGTALAWLHDSLKIIDNVPESRQAAMASTDDDEVYVVPAFNGLGAPYWDPDARGAVFGLTRGSNRNDFVKATLQSIAYQTRDVLTTMTQDTGITISELMADGGASRNRYLMQFQADILNTPVQRSSDEETTALGAAIAAGLAVGYWQDLEEVKQIRQAGRLFTPDMTSERRERLYAGWQQAVSATRAFKPQPKD from the coding sequence ATGTCACTGAAGCAACCTGAGAATTATATTTTAGCGATCGACCAAGGGACCAGTAGCACGCGGGCACTGATCTTCGACCACACCGGCCGGAAAGTTATCGAGGGCTACAAGGAAGTTCCCCAGTACTATCCCCACGCTGGTTGGGTCGAATCTGACGCCAATGAAATCTGGAATAGTGTGTTGTCGGTGATTGCCAGTGCGCTAATCGATGCGTCGATTCACCCGGAAAACATCCAGGCCATCGGGATCAGTAGTCAACGGGAAACCACGATCGTGTGGGACAAGGCGACTGGCGAACCCATCTACCACGCCATTGGGTGGCAAAGTCAGCAAACGGCCAAGTACGCCAAGCAACTCGCGGCCGACCACGGTCAGGAGATTCAAGACAAGACGGGCCTGGTGGTCAACGCCTACTTCAGTGCCACCAAGGTTCGGTGGATTCTCGACCACGTGGCCGGCGCGCGTGAACGGGCGGAAAACGGTGAGTTGGCCTTCGGAACGGTCGACAGCTGGTTGGCTTGGAAGCTGTCTGGTGGCCGGATCCACGTGACCGACTACAGTAACGCCAGTCGAACCATGTTGTTTAACATTCACGACCTACAGTGGGACGCCGACATCTTAAGTTGGCTGGACATTCCGGCGGCGATGTTGCCGGAGGTCAAGTCCAGTTCCGAAATCTACGGCGTGACCCAGAACTTCCAGTTCTACGGCGTGGAAGTCCCAATCGCCGGGCTAATCGGGGACCAATCGGCCGCTTTACTGGGCCAGTTGGCCTTGAAGCCGGGGATGGTCAAGAACACCTATGGTGACGGGGCCTTCGCCATGATGAACACGGGGACACAACCGCAGACGTCCAAGCATAACCTGTTGACCACGATTGCGTACAAGTTGGATGGTGACGTGACCTACGCCCTAGAAGGGTCCATCATGGTGGCCGGGACCGCGCTGGCCTGGCTCCACGATAGTCTGAAAATCATTGACAACGTTCCCGAGTCGCGGCAGGCTGCCATGGCCTCGACCGACGATGACGAAGTGTACGTGGTACCGGCCTTCAACGGGTTGGGGGCGCCGTACTGGGACCCCGATGCCCGCGGTGCGGTCTTCGGGTTGACCCGGGGGAGTAACCGCAACGACTTCGTGAAGGCTACGTTGCAGTCAATCGCCTACCAGACCCGCGATGTCTTGACCACCATGACGCAGGACACGGGCATCACCATCTCCGAATTGATGGCCGACGGGGGCGCCTCACGGAACCGTTACTTGATGCAGTTCCAAGCCGACATCTTGAACACGCCGGTGCAACGGTCGTCGGATGAAGAGACCACGGCCTTGGGGGCCGCGATTGCAGCGGGCCTCGCGGTTGGCTACTGGCAGGACCTGGAAGAGGTCAAGCAGATTCGCCAGGCCGGTCGGTTATTCACGCCCGATATGACCAGCGAACGCCGGGAACGACTCTACGCGGGCTGGCAACAGGCCGTCTCCGCCACGCGGGCGTTCAAGCCACAGCCTAAGGACTAG
- a CDS encoding DUF368 domain-containing protein — MTQHKSGFVSRCLKGMIIALGFILPGVSGGVLAAILGLYERLLSFMAHPTKRWREDFPFFLPVGIGGLLGIALLSAPLAYLLTHVQVVVLWGFAGAIIGTLPALTATATAQSPRDGIDWLWFLGTLLIGGFGLYFMSDLLGTLPANFIGFLVAGGLIALGVLVPGLSPSNLLLILGLFGPMLTGFKRFDLLGVYLPIAIGALITLAVFAKGVEFLLQHYHSRVHHFILGLVVASTVLILVPNPSAAESISYAHVTLTTWLASLVACIVGAALGWWMSRLEAKYK, encoded by the coding sequence ATGACGCAACACAAATCCGGCTTCGTGAGCCGCTGCCTGAAAGGCATGATCATCGCCCTCGGTTTCATTCTCCCCGGCGTTTCCGGCGGTGTCCTAGCCGCCATCCTGGGCCTGTACGAACGCCTACTCAGCTTCATGGCCCACCCGACCAAGCGCTGGCGCGAGGACTTTCCGTTCTTTCTCCCCGTAGGTATCGGTGGCCTATTAGGCATCGCCCTACTCTCGGCACCCCTAGCCTACCTATTGACCCACGTCCAAGTCGTGGTCCTCTGGGGCTTCGCGGGCGCCATCATTGGAACTCTGCCCGCGCTGACTGCCACGGCGACCGCTCAGTCGCCCCGTGACGGGATCGACTGGCTCTGGTTCCTGGGGACCCTGCTCATCGGCGGCTTCGGCCTGTACTTCATGAGTGACCTCTTGGGGACCCTCCCCGCCAACTTCATCGGCTTCTTAGTTGCCGGCGGGTTGATTGCTTTAGGAGTGCTGGTCCCTGGCCTGAGTCCATCTAACCTCTTACTGATTTTGGGACTGTTCGGGCCAATGCTGACCGGGTTCAAACGTTTCGACTTGTTGGGCGTATACCTGCCCATCGCCATTGGCGCCCTGATCACGCTGGCCGTTTTCGCCAAAGGCGTGGAGTTCTTACTCCAGCACTACCACTCCCGGGTCCATCACTTTATCCTGGGCCTGGTCGTGGCCAGCACCGTCCTGATCCTGGTGCCCAACCCTTCCGCCGCCGAAAGCATCTCCTACGCCCACGTAACGTTGACCACCTGGCTAGCCAGTCTGGTCGCCTGCATCGTCGGAGCCGCGTTAGGCTGGTGGATGAGCCGGTTAGAAGCAAAATACAAGTAA
- a CDS encoding DUF2628 domain-containing protein: MQDPFKGFNDNNDNNNGNGPQGLPLPPNYATVVNPETGNMRIAKVGFAWIALLFPVVPPIFRADWYNLLCILGVTAGVQMILRMTVGNNAEIVVLVQLGLELLWGFIYNMMYFKHLFNKGFVPADERSRDLLTNAHYWKAPKN; encoded by the coding sequence ATGCAAGATCCTTTTAAGGGCTTTAACGATAACAACGACAATAACAACGGTAATGGCCCTCAAGGACTACCGTTGCCCCCGAACTACGCGACCGTGGTGAACCCGGAAACCGGGAACATGCGGATCGCCAAAGTTGGCTTTGCGTGGATTGCCCTTCTATTCCCCGTCGTTCCGCCCATTTTTCGGGCCGACTGGTACAACCTCCTGTGTATCTTAGGGGTCACTGCCGGCGTGCAGATGATTCTGAGGATGACTGTCGGCAATAACGCCGAAATCGTCGTTCTGGTTCAGCTGGGCCTGGAACTTCTGTGGGGGTTCATCTACAACATGATGTACTTCAAGCACTTGTTCAATAAGGGATTCGTTCCCGCGGATGAACGTTCCCGTGACTTATTGACCAACGCGCACTATTGGAAGGCACCCAAAAACTAA
- the rlmD gene encoding 23S rRNA (uracil(1939)-C(5))-methyltransferase RlmD, whose product MAKYESHRSNYRSGHQRHDRHETPQIDVEVGQRFPLTIKRMGINGEGIGYYKRMAVFVPGALTNEEAVVEVTTVAHRFLRGKIHRLRKVSPYRVEPRDSYADQVGGFELEHLAYPQQLQFKRDIVRQSLERYQPRGFKYYDVRPTLGMDDPYAYRNKAQFQVRKTADGTVQAGLYAERSHDLVDLPTCSVQMPVTMTVMRALVTMLQDLEVPIYDEEHNSGIVKTLVVRAAANTNDVQVVFITNSQKLPHKHQLLLRIADELPQVTSVMQNVNPGKTSLIWGDQTLHLAGADAITEKLGGLAFKLSARAFLQLNPAQTEVLYDQARQALDLQPGQTVVDAYSGIGTIGLSLANTAKEVRGMDVIPEAVADANANAEANGITNAHYEVGTAEDVMSQWAVAGFRPDAIVVDPPRTGLDETLMDTILAVHPEKLVYISCNPSTLAKDLVTLTEDYRVDYIQSVDMMPQTARCEAVVKLSQR is encoded by the coding sequence ATGGCAAAATACGAATCACACCGTTCCAACTACCGCTCCGGCCACCAGCGTCACGACCGGCACGAAACCCCGCAGATCGACGTGGAAGTCGGCCAACGCTTCCCCCTGACCATCAAACGCATGGGCATCAACGGGGAAGGCATCGGGTACTACAAGCGCATGGCGGTCTTCGTTCCCGGCGCGCTGACCAACGAAGAAGCCGTGGTCGAAGTCACCACCGTCGCCCACCGGTTCTTACGCGGGAAGATCCACCGGTTGCGTAAGGTCAGCCCCTACCGGGTGGAACCACGCGACAGCTACGCCGATCAAGTCGGCGGGTTCGAACTGGAACACTTAGCTTACCCCCAACAGTTACAATTCAAACGCGACATCGTCCGTCAGTCGCTGGAACGCTACCAGCCCCGCGGCTTCAAGTACTACGATGTGCGGCCGACTCTGGGCATGGACGACCCCTACGCTTACCGGAACAAGGCCCAGTTCCAGGTCCGCAAGACCGCTGACGGGACCGTTCAAGCCGGACTCTACGCCGAACGCAGTCACGACTTAGTCGACCTGCCGACCTGTTCCGTCCAGATGCCTGTGACCATGACGGTCATGCGTGCCCTGGTCACCATGCTCCAAGACCTCGAGGTGCCGATCTACGACGAGGAACACAACTCCGGTATCGTCAAGACCCTAGTGGTCCGTGCGGCCGCCAACACCAACGACGTCCAAGTGGTCTTCATCACCAACTCTCAAAAGCTCCCGCACAAGCACCAACTGCTCTTGCGGATTGCCGACGAGTTACCACAAGTCACGTCCGTGATGCAGAACGTGAACCCGGGGAAGACGTCCTTGATCTGGGGTGACCAGACCCTGCACCTGGCTGGCGCAGACGCCATCACCGAAAAGCTGGGCGGTCTGGCCTTCAAGCTGTCCGCCCGGGCATTCCTACAGTTGAACCCGGCCCAAACCGAAGTCCTCTACGACCAGGCTCGTCAGGCCCTAGACCTGCAACCAGGGCAAACCGTCGTCGACGCCTACTCGGGAATCGGGACCATCGGGTTATCCCTGGCCAACACCGCCAAGGAAGTCCGGGGGATGGACGTCATCCCCGAAGCCGTCGCGGACGCTAACGCTAACGCAGAAGCCAACGGTATCACCAACGCCCACTACGAAGTCGGGACCGCCGAAGACGTGATGTCCCAGTGGGCCGTGGCCGGGTTCCGGCCGGACGCCATCGTGGTCGACCCACCCCGCACGGGCCTGGACGAGACGCTGATGGACACCATCCTAGCCGTCCACCCCGAAAAGCTGGTCTACATCTCCTGTAACCCGTCCACGTTAGCCAAAGACCTGGTCACGCTAACGGAGGATTACCGCGTCGACTACATTCAATCCGTCGACATGATGCCCCAGACGGCACGCTGTGAAGCCGTCGTCAAGCTGTCGCAACGATAG
- a CDS encoding oxidoreductase: MHHRKVALVTGASSGIGNAIAKSLHRNGVAVYAGARRVERMNDLDDLGITTLPLDVTDAQSVEHTVDRIVSETGRIDILVNNAGFGLLGALEDLTIDQAQAQFDVNLFGAARLIQSVLPMMRQQHTGRIINVTSIDGKVAQPLASWYVASKFALEGLSDALRFELRPHGIDVVVIEPGSIQSEWADIASDHLQAASGTGPYAATTIQAVAILKAAKRFASGPQVIARLADRAALSRRPKTRYHAGAGSSILWLRQCLSDRALDRIWRVVGQAAQRITR, encoded by the coding sequence ATGCATCATCGTAAAGTGGCGTTGGTCACGGGCGCGTCTTCGGGAATCGGGAACGCCATTGCGAAGAGTCTGCATCGTAACGGGGTCGCCGTCTATGCCGGTGCCCGGCGGGTCGAACGGATGAACGACCTCGACGACCTGGGCATCACCACGTTGCCGTTGGACGTGACCGACGCCCAGAGTGTCGAGCACACGGTCGACCGCATCGTTAGCGAGACGGGGCGGATTGACATTCTGGTCAATAACGCCGGCTTCGGCCTCTTAGGGGCCCTGGAAGACCTAACCATCGACCAGGCCCAAGCCCAGTTCGACGTGAACCTGTTTGGCGCCGCTCGGTTGATTCAATCGGTCCTGCCCATGATGCGCCAGCAACACACCGGCCGGATCATTAACGTGACCTCAATCGATGGTAAGGTGGCCCAGCCGTTGGCGAGCTGGTACGTGGCTTCCAAGTTTGCTTTGGAAGGCCTGTCGGATGCCTTGCGGTTCGAACTGCGGCCCCACGGTATCGACGTGGTGGTGATCGAGCCCGGGAGTATCCAATCCGAGTGGGCCGATATTGCTAGCGACCACTTACAGGCCGCGTCGGGAACGGGACCTTACGCCGCGACGACCATTCAGGCCGTGGCGATTCTCAAGGCCGCTAAGCGCTTCGCGAGTGGCCCCCAGGTGATTGCACGCTTGGCGGACCGGGCGGCCTTGTCCCGGCGGCCTAAGACCCGCTACCACGCGGGGGCCGGAAGCTCGATCCTTTGGTTGCGTCAGTGCTTGAGTGACCGGGCACTCGACCGCATCTGGCGGGTGGTTGGTCAAGCCGCCCAACGGATTACCCGTTAA
- the thiM gene encoding hydroxyethylthiazole kinase: MKLTLLDQLREQNPIVFNISNFVTVQDVANGLNALGASPIMSEEVAEAGEMVGLAGAVCLNLGAFTVPQVKQITTVGQLANQAHKPLVIDPVAVGAVAYRKQVATELLRTVHPDVIRGNAGEIAALAGLDWQAKGIDAGEGAGDLVTIAQTCAQKQRCVVILSGPTDVITDGTRTIQVENGTPLFQTHVGSGDMLSSIVGAFCAVEDDAFEAAQTACLVFAAIGQLVAGSQDRMGSGTFIVKLLDALQFTTVAEIQAIANYH; the protein is encoded by the coding sequence ATGAAGTTAACTTTACTGGATCAGTTACGCGAACAAAATCCAATCGTTTTTAACATTTCCAACTTCGTCACGGTTCAAGACGTGGCCAACGGACTCAACGCCTTGGGCGCGTCGCCCATCATGTCCGAAGAGGTCGCCGAAGCTGGCGAAATGGTCGGCTTGGCGGGGGCGGTCTGCCTGAACCTGGGGGCGTTTACCGTGCCGCAGGTCAAGCAGATCACCACGGTTGGCCAACTGGCTAACCAGGCCCACAAACCGCTGGTCATCGACCCGGTCGCCGTGGGCGCGGTGGCTTACCGGAAGCAGGTCGCCACGGAGCTCTTGCGGACCGTCCACCCCGACGTGATTCGGGGGAACGCGGGCGAAATTGCGGCTTTAGCTGGTCTGGACTGGCAAGCCAAGGGCATCGACGCCGGCGAAGGCGCCGGGGACCTGGTCACGATTGCGCAGACTTGTGCGCAGAAGCAACGGTGCGTGGTGATCCTATCCGGGCCGACCGACGTCATCACCGATGGCACGCGCACGATCCAAGTGGAGAACGGTACGCCGCTGTTCCAGACCCACGTGGGGTCCGGCGACATGCTGTCTAGCATCGTGGGCGCCTTCTGTGCGGTCGAAGACGATGCCTTTGAAGCGGCCCAGACCGCGTGCCTGGTCTTTGCGGCGATTGGTCAGTTGGTGGCTGGCAGCCAGGACCGGATGGGGTCGGGAACCTTTATCGTGAAATTATTAGATGCCTTACAATTCACCACGGTGGCGGAGATTCAAGCCATCGCGAATTACCATTAA